The following are encoded together in the Chromatiaceae bacterium genome:
- a CDS encoding DUF2283 domain-containing protein, producing MKVHYDDEVDALYLGLGDQEPDGVIEIAEGVNLDTTEDGKITGIEILRASDRLNIDTILSYTLDLDKSIIKKKAA from the coding sequence ATGAAAGTTCACTATGACGATGAAGTAGATGCCTTATATTTGGGTCTTGGTGACCAGGAACCGGACGGGGTAATCGAAATCGCGGAGGGCGTCAACCTCGACACGACAGAAGATGGAAAAATAACAGGAATAGAAATACTTAGGGCTTCAGACAGGCTTAATATTGATACTATCTTGTCTTATACCCTTGATCTAGATAAAAGTATAATTAAAAAGAAGGCAGCCTAA
- a CDS encoding cytochrome C552: MKISRQGRKVAWLSSSLAGMALLLAYGPAQAERPPGQVGVDWGTPAGQECVDCHMTENPGLYWEWNKSQHGQNGVNCLDCHEAKEGDKDAFSHEGALISIVVTPKDCSKCHAGEYEQMEGSHHSKAGDILASLDNLMGEVVGGPAAVNAGCRQCHGGLLEFETEGKNKGRPLPGSWPNTGIGRLNPDGSKGSCTACHGRHRFSREQARTPDTCGKCHVGPDHPQIEVYNESKHGIIYRAQIDEMNLKSDKWIAGVDYSAAPTCATCHMSAGLNQPKTHNVGERISWTLRPPISTKMNLVKLEDGNEFDVPEGKELPKVGDEAKGSKVVEVITWKDRRAKMESVCFGCHSTSVVEGHYKQFDDVVELYNEKFAKPIAAVMAELKEKGYITPAPFDENIEWTWWEIWHHEGRRARHGAAMMGPDYTWWHGIYEVAKHTYFEWIPELKEVVRAKDKNDKAAVALLEKHFKPIEGHDWYFNGMNKESLEKVRAGFEARYGKGSLK, from the coding sequence ATGAAAATCAGCCGCCAAGGCCGCAAGGTCGCTTGGCTTTCCAGTAGCCTGGCCGGCATGGCCCTGCTGTTGGCTTACGGGCCTGCCCAAGCGGAACGTCCGCCCGGCCAGGTCGGAGTCGATTGGGGTACGCCCGCGGGCCAGGAGTGCGTCGATTGCCACATGACCGAGAACCCTGGCCTCTACTGGGAATGGAACAAAAGCCAGCATGGCCAGAATGGCGTCAACTGCCTGGATTGTCATGAGGCCAAGGAGGGGGATAAGGATGCCTTCAGCCACGAGGGCGCCCTTATCTCCATCGTGGTGACCCCCAAGGATTGCTCGAAATGCCATGCCGGTGAGTACGAGCAGATGGAGGGTTCCCATCACTCCAAGGCCGGCGATATCCTCGCCTCCCTGGACAACCTGATGGGCGAGGTGGTCGGCGGACCCGCCGCGGTCAACGCCGGTTGCCGCCAGTGTCATGGCGGTCTCCTTGAGTTCGAAACCGAGGGCAAGAACAAGGGTCGGCCCCTCCCGGGTAGTTGGCCCAACACCGGCATAGGCCGCTTGAACCCGGACGGCTCCAAGGGCTCCTGCACCGCCTGCCATGGTCGCCATCGCTTCTCCCGCGAACAGGCCCGTACCCCGGATACCTGCGGCAAATGCCATGTGGGACCCGATCATCCCCAGATCGAGGTCTATAACGAGTCCAAGCACGGCATTATCTACCGGGCTCAGATTGATGAGATGAATCTCAAGTCCGACAAGTGGATCGCCGGAGTGGATTACTCCGCCGCCCCCACCTGCGCCACCTGCCACATGAGCGCCGGCCTCAATCAGCCCAAGACTCACAATGTCGGCGAGCGTATCTCCTGGACCCTGAGGCCCCCCATCTCCACCAAGATGAATCTGGTGAAGCTGGAGGATGGCAATGAGTTCGACGTCCCCGAGGGTAAGGAACTGCCCAAGGTCGGCGACGAGGCCAAGGGTTCCAAGGTGGTCGAGGTCATCACTTGGAAGGACCGCCGCGCCAAGATGGAGAGCGTCTGCTTCGGTTGCCACTCCACCAGCGTGGTCGAGGGCCACTACAAGCAGTTTGACGACGTGGTCGAACTTTATAACGAGAAGTTCGCCAAGCCAATCGCCGCCGTCATGGCCGAACTCAAGGAGAAGGGCTACATCACCCCCGCCCCCTTCGACGAGAACATCGAGTGGACCTGGTGGGAGATCTGGCACCACGAGGGCCGTCGCGCCCGCCATGGCGCCGCCATGATGGGCCCGGACTACACCTGGTGGCACGGCATCTACGAGGTGGCCAAGCACACCTATTTCGAGTGGATCCCCGAACTCAAGGAAGTGGTTCGCGCCAAGGATAAGAACGATAAGGCCGCCGTGGCCCTGCTGGAGAAGCACTTCAAGCCCATCGAGGGCCATGACTGGTACTTCAACGGCATGAACAAGGAATCGCTGGAAAAGGTGCGGGCTGGTTTCGAGGCTCGTTACGGCAAGGGGTCGCTGAAATAG
- a CDS encoding tetratricopeptide repeat protein has product MKIRLLLAAVFLCLALPLAAEEPSLLQQGETLLNEGKLPEALAALQQAVVAEPNSSRAFQRLGGAQLMSQDYAGSIQSFQRAISLDANNADAFVGMAMAYIHGGRYGQARSALEEAKRIAPAKGPKIDEVISWIDQRPAL; this is encoded by the coding sequence ATGAAAATCCGTTTATTACTCGCTGCGGTGTTTCTATGCTTGGCCCTGCCCCTGGCCGCCGAGGAGCCCAGCCTGCTCCAGCAAGGCGAAACCCTGCTCAACGAAGGCAAGCTCCCGGAGGCCCTCGCCGCCCTGCAACAGGCAGTGGTTGCCGAGCCGAATTCCTCCCGGGCCTTCCAACGCCTGGGCGGCGCCCAACTCATGAGTCAGGACTATGCCGGCAGCATCCAGAGCTTCCAGCGCGCCATCAGCCTGGATGCCAATAATGCCGACGCCTTCGTCGGCATGGCTATGGCCTATATTCACGGGGGCCGTTATGGCCAGGCCCGCTCCGCCCTGGAAGAGGCCAAGCGCATCGCCCCGGCCAAAGGGCCCAAGATCGACGAGGTCATCTCCTGGATTGATCAGCGGCCCGCCCTGTAA
- a CDS encoding DEAD/DEAH box helicase family protein, translated as MGNPFFDRPILNSPYACPKRHWELDATGQPTQKILETRRRAEFITPIPKPKKQSGPGKQSEIAFDEGMGLSTEDQRYDHTAIINALRQEVDRWRQDPDPNHWRVTPETARLLQHWRHHPFSGIRPFFCQVEAVETAIWLTEVAPQIGKAGERFLRHLTDANHDANPELMRLALKLATGAGKTTVMAMLIAWQTVNAVRRRGTKKFTRGFLVVTPGITIRDRLRVLQPSDPDSYFASRELVPSDLLDEVKRAKIVITNYHAFRRRERLEISKGGRLLLQGRSGEALDTQETEGQMLQRVMPDLMGLKNILAINDEAHHCYREKPNQGQEVNLTGDEKKEAEKNSAAARLWISGLEAVNRHQGLARVFDLSATPFFLRGSGYAEGTLFPWTLSDFSLMDAIESGIVKLPRVPIADNIPGGEMPMFRNLWEHIGKKMPKKGRGKAASLNPLDLPPPLQTALEALYGHYEKTHLLWNQAGVPVPPCFIVVCNNTATSKLVYDYISGFQRHQDDGTRKLEAGRLPLFRNHNEDGDPLPRPRTLLIDSEQLESGEALDENFRAIAADEIERFRREIIERTGDPRQAENLTDQDLLREVMNTVGKPGRLGADIRCVVSVSMLTEGWDANTVTHVLGVRAFGTQLLCERVIGRALRRQSYDLNEEGLFNVEYADVLGIPFDFNATPTVAPPQPPRQAIQVKAVRPERDALEIRFPRVAGYRTELPEDRLASQFDADSVLELTPDLVGAAETLNAGIIGATVDLNLVHTGEVRQAQVLYELTSHLLLSRYRDANGEPQLHLFGQLKRITRQWLDGYLHCQGGVYPAQLKYKTLADMACERINAGITRAFIGQRPVKALLDPYNPVGSTVHVNFTTSKIDRWETSADRCHLNWAILDSDWEAEFCRVVEAHPQVCAYVKNHNLGFEVPYRYGSEMRRYLPDFIVLVDDGHGDDDPLHLIVEIKGFRGEDAKDKKATMDSYWVPGVNNLGTYGRWAFAEFGDVYQIESAFKVKVEGEFNKMIGAVVAAPTAVEA; from the coding sequence GTGGGCAACCCCTTCTTTGACAGACCGATTCTCAATTCCCCCTATGCCTGTCCCAAGCGGCATTGGGAACTGGACGCCACCGGTCAACCGACTCAAAAAATTCTTGAAACCCGGCGTCGCGCGGAGTTCATCACCCCGATCCCCAAGCCCAAGAAACAAAGCGGCCCTGGTAAGCAGAGCGAGATAGCGTTCGATGAAGGCATGGGGCTGAGTACCGAGGATCAGCGCTACGACCACACCGCCATCATCAACGCCCTTCGTCAGGAGGTGGATCGTTGGCGCCAGGACCCCGACCCGAATCATTGGCGGGTCACCCCCGAGACGGCCCGTCTCCTCCAGCATTGGCGCCATCACCCCTTCAGCGGCATCCGCCCTTTCTTTTGCCAGGTCGAGGCCGTCGAGACCGCCATCTGGCTGACCGAGGTCGCGCCTCAGATCGGCAAGGCCGGCGAACGCTTCCTGAGGCATCTGACCGACGCGAACCACGACGCCAATCCGGAGCTGATGCGCCTGGCCCTCAAGCTCGCCACCGGGGCTGGCAAGACCACCGTCATGGCTATGCTGATCGCCTGGCAGACCGTCAATGCCGTTCGCCGCCGGGGCACCAAGAAGTTTACGCGCGGCTTTCTCGTCGTCACCCCCGGGATCACCATCCGGGACCGCCTGCGGGTCCTCCAACCCAGCGACCCCGACAGCTATTTCGCCAGCCGCGAGCTGGTCCCCAGCGACCTGCTCGATGAGGTCAAGCGCGCCAAGATCGTCATCACCAACTACCACGCCTTCCGGCGACGCGAGCGCCTGGAAATCTCCAAGGGCGGTCGCCTCCTGCTGCAAGGCCGAAGCGGCGAGGCCCTGGACACCCAGGAGACCGAGGGCCAAATGCTCCAGCGTGTCATGCCCGACCTGATGGGCCTGAAGAACATCCTGGCCATCAACGACGAGGCCCACCACTGCTACCGCGAGAAGCCGAATCAGGGTCAGGAGGTCAATTTGACGGGAGACGAGAAGAAGGAGGCCGAGAAAAATAGCGCCGCCGCCCGACTCTGGATCTCCGGCCTGGAGGCCGTCAATCGCCACCAGGGCCTGGCTCGCGTCTTCGATCTTTCCGCCACCCCTTTCTTCCTGCGCGGTTCCGGTTATGCCGAGGGCACCCTCTTTCCTTGGACCCTGAGCGACTTCTCGCTGATGGATGCCATCGAGAGCGGCATCGTTAAGTTGCCGCGGGTGCCCATCGCCGACAACATCCCTGGCGGCGAAATGCCCATGTTCCGCAACCTCTGGGAGCATATCGGCAAGAAAATGCCCAAAAAGGGCCGGGGCAAGGCGGCGTCACTGAATCCGCTCGATCTGCCGCCCCCGCTTCAGACGGCCCTGGAGGCCCTGTACGGCCACTACGAGAAGACTCACCTCCTGTGGAATCAGGCGGGAGTACCGGTCCCGCCCTGTTTCATCGTCGTCTGCAATAACACCGCCACCTCCAAGTTGGTTTACGACTACATCTCCGGCTTCCAGCGCCACCAGGACGACGGCACCCGCAAACTGGAGGCCGGCCGCCTGCCCCTGTTCCGCAACCACAACGAGGATGGCGATCCCCTGCCACGCCCCCGGACCCTCCTGATCGATAGCGAACAACTGGAATCCGGCGAGGCCCTGGACGAGAACTTCCGAGCCATAGCCGCCGATGAAATCGAACGCTTCCGGCGCGAGATCATCGAGCGTACCGGCGACCCGCGCCAGGCCGAAAACCTCACCGATCAAGACCTCCTGCGCGAAGTTATGAACACGGTTGGCAAGCCTGGCCGGCTCGGGGCCGACATTCGCTGCGTGGTCTCGGTCTCCATGCTCACCGAGGGCTGGGATGCCAATACCGTTACCCACGTCCTGGGTGTCCGCGCCTTCGGCACCCAGCTCCTGTGCGAGCGGGTTATCGGCCGGGCGCTGCGCCGCCAGTCCTATGACCTCAACGAAGAGGGGCTCTTTAACGTCGAATATGCCGATGTCCTGGGTATCCCTTTCGACTTCAATGCCACCCCCACGGTGGCACCGCCGCAGCCCCCGCGACAGGCCATTCAGGTCAAGGCGGTCCGCCCCGAGCGCGATGCCCTGGAGATCCGCTTTCCCCGCGTGGCGGGCTATCGCACCGAACTGCCCGAGGATCGGCTGGCGTCCCAATTCGACGCGGACTCGGTCCTGGAATTGACGCCGGACCTGGTCGGTGCCGCTGAAACGCTCAATGCCGGCATCATCGGCGCGACCGTGGATCTCAACCTTGTCCATACGGGGGAAGTGCGCCAGGCTCAGGTGCTCTACGAACTGACATCCCACCTCTTGCTCAGCCGCTACCGCGATGCCAACGGTGAGCCCCAGCTCCATCTCTTCGGCCAACTCAAGCGCATTACCCGCCAGTGGCTCGATGGCTATCTCCACTGCCAGGGCGGTGTTTACCCGGCGCAACTCAAATACAAGACCCTGGCGGATATGGCCTGTGAGCGAATTAACGCCGGCATCACCCGCGCCTTCATCGGCCAGCGCCCCGTCAAGGCCCTGCTCGACCCCTACAACCCGGTCGGCTCCACCGTTCATGTCAACTTCACGACCTCCAAGATCGACCGCTGGGAGACGTCCGCCGACCGCTGTCACCTCAACTGGGCCATCCTCGATAGCGACTGGGAGGCGGAGTTCTGCCGCGTGGTGGAGGCCCATCCCCAGGTGTGCGCCTATGTGAAGAACCACAATCTGGGCTTCGAGGTGCCTTACCGGTACGGTTCCGAGATGCGCCGCTACCTGCCCGACTTCATCGTCCTGGTGGATGATGGCCATGGCGACGACGACCCTCTGCACCTCATTGTCGAGATCAAGGGCTTTCGGGGCGAGGATGCCAAGGACAAGAAGGCCACGATGGACAGCTACTGGGTCCCCGGCGTGAACAACCTCGGCACCTACGGCCGCTGGGCCTTCGCCGAATTCGGCGATGTCTACCAGATCGAATCCGCCTTCAAGGTCAAGGTCGAAGGGGAGTTCAACAAGATGATCGGTGCCGTCGTCGCGGCACCAACGGCCGTGGAGGCCTAG
- a CDS encoding nucleotidyltransferase domain-containing protein: protein MDTLIAHPVDPWFRSEIDRHLAMIEADHGVRVLFACESGSRGWGFASPDSDYDVRFIYVHPLDWYLRVSPQRDVIEVPISGDLDINGWELRKALGLLKKGNATLIEWLDSPIVYRAEAAFLDALRRAVQLTHWPERSFYHYIHMARGHHRQYLGGEQVRLKKYLYVLRPVLVATWIEQGRGLVPMRFQDLVDALIEEPGLRIAIADLLAWKRSALELAYGPRIQVIDDYLTSELSRLERASIPPAHDIDF, encoded by the coding sequence ATGGATACCCTGATCGCGCACCCCGTCGACCCCTGGTTTCGCTCCGAGATCGATCGGCACCTGGCGATGATCGAGGCAGACCACGGCGTTCGGGTGCTGTTCGCCTGCGAGTCGGGCAGCCGGGGCTGGGGTTTTGCCTCGCCGGACAGCGACTACGACGTGCGCTTTATTTACGTCCACCCGCTCGACTGGTACCTGCGGGTCAGTCCGCAACGGGACGTGATAGAAGTACCCATCTCCGGGGACTTGGACATCAACGGCTGGGAGTTGCGCAAGGCCTTGGGGTTGTTGAAAAAGGGCAATGCTACCCTGATCGAATGGCTGGATTCTCCGATCGTCTATCGCGCCGAAGCCGCATTCCTCGACGCTCTACGCCGCGCTGTCCAGCTCACGCACTGGCCGGAGCGGTCTTTCTATCACTACATCCACATGGCGCGGGGGCATCACCGGCAATATCTCGGGGGCGAGCAGGTGCGCCTGAAGAAGTACCTGTACGTCCTGCGCCCCGTGCTGGTCGCCACCTGGATCGAGCAGGGCCGGGGCCTTGTCCCAATGCGATTTCAGGACCTCGTTGACGCCTTGATCGAAGAGCCGGGGCTGCGTATCGCCATTGCCGACCTGTTGGCCTGGAAACGCAGCGCGTTGGAGTTGGCGTATGGCCCCCGGATCCAAGTCATCGACGACTACTTGACCTCTGAGCTGTCGCGGCTCGAACGCGCCTCGATCCCGCCGGCGCACGACATCGACTTCTAG
- a CDS encoding DUF4194 domain-containing protein translates to MLRDLRQVCEHAGGAEPHDFRTAAGAVLKRQFLLLERPVDRDAYRLLVNHFDYFGNLFDALGWTLHRDDTFGIIGLLPGDAEGFKHLRLVDSLMLLCLRLLYEEGMARFEAREGSVYAPAEALLGRYETLLKRKRPLLSDFRDILRRLRRYSLIETREEAEDGLPVIRILPTIRLVTGDQVQTRLAAFIGALDEAPDIPDGGDLATDGEDPETDERLNAAGQAWAGREETPDGGATGEPTP, encoded by the coding sequence ATGCTGCGTGACTTGCGCCAGGTCTGCGAACATGCCGGGGGCGCCGAGCCCCATGACTTCCGCACCGCCGCCGGGGCCGTGCTCAAGCGCCAGTTCCTGCTCCTGGAGCGGCCGGTGGACCGGGACGCCTACCGGCTCCTCGTCAACCACTTCGATTACTTCGGCAATCTCTTCGATGCCCTGGGCTGGACCCTGCACCGCGACGATACCTTTGGCATCATCGGCCTCCTGCCCGGAGACGCGGAGGGCTTCAAGCACCTCCGCCTGGTGGACAGCCTGATGCTGCTCTGTCTGCGGCTGCTCTACGAGGAAGGGATGGCGCGCTTCGAGGCCCGGGAGGGCAGCGTTTACGCCCCCGCGGAGGCCCTGCTCGGCCGTTACGAGACCCTGCTCAAGCGCAAGCGGCCCCTCCTCTCGGATTTTCGGGACATCCTGCGCCGGCTGCGCCGTTATTCCCTGATCGAGACCCGGGAAGAGGCCGAGGACGGCCTGCCCGTCATCCGCATCCTGCCCACCATTCGCCTGGTGACCGGCGACCAGGTCCAGACGCGCCTCGCGGCCTTCATCGGCGCCCTCGACGAGGCCCCAGACATCCCGGACGGGGGTGACCTCGCGACGGACGGCGAGGACCCGGAAACCGATGAGAGGCTGAACGCCGCGGGCCAGGCGTGGGCCGGCCGCGAAGAGACCCCGGATGGCGGGGCCACCGGGGAGCCCACCCCATGA
- the lipA gene encoding lipoyl synthase: MTDTPSLAAPSRATPETHQRGLDKVARIPVKVEPVGEPLRKPAWIRARAPIGPGVTRIKRLLREAKLTTVCEEAQCPNLGECFNHGTATFMILGDVCTRRCPFCDVAHGRPVAPDPDEPEHLAQSIAVLGLGYVVITSVDRDDLRDGGAGHFAACLRAIRHRAPRTRLEILVPDFRGRESLALDQFMGDGLPDLFNHNLETVPRLYPRARPGAEYAGSLALLGAFKARHPAIPTKSGLMLGLGEEEGEVLAVMADLRAQGCDMLTLGQYLAPSRSHLPVVRYWTPDEFAGLRRAGEALGFVNVASGAMVRSSYHADRQATEALAEFNTASAA, from the coding sequence ATGACCGACACCCCGTCCCTCGCTGCCCCGTCCCGCGCCACCCCCGAGACCCACCAACGGGGCTTGGATAAGGTGGCGCGCATCCCGGTCAAGGTGGAGCCGGTCGGCGAACCCCTGCGTAAGCCCGCCTGGATTCGCGCCCGCGCGCCTATCGGGCCGGGGGTGACCCGCATCAAGCGTTTGCTGCGCGAGGCCAAGCTGACGACCGTCTGCGAGGAGGCACAGTGTCCTAATCTCGGCGAATGCTTTAATCACGGCACCGCCACCTTCATGATCCTGGGGGATGTCTGCACCCGCCGCTGCCCCTTCTGTGACGTGGCCCATGGTCGCCCAGTCGCCCCCGATCCGGATGAGCCGGAGCACCTGGCCCAGTCCATCGCCGTCCTGGGCCTGGGTTATGTGGTCATCACCTCCGTCGATCGCGACGACCTGCGGGATGGTGGCGCCGGCCACTTCGCTGCCTGTCTGCGCGCCATCCGCCACCGCGCCCCGCGGACGCGCCTGGAGATCCTGGTGCCGGACTTCCGCGGCCGGGAGTCCCTGGCCCTCGATCAATTCATGGGCGATGGTCTGCCGGACCTTTTCAATCACAATCTGGAGACGGTGCCCCGCCTCTACCCCCGGGCCCGCCCCGGTGCCGAATATGCCGGCTCCCTGGCCTTGCTCGGCGCCTTCAAGGCGCGCCACCCCGCTATTCCCACCAAGTCCGGCCTCATGCTCGGCCTGGGCGAGGAGGAGGGCGAGGTGCTGGCGGTCATGGCCGACCTGCGCGCCCAGGGCTGCGATATGCTCACCCTGGGCCAGTACCTGGCCCCCAGCCGCTCCCACCTGCCGGTGGTCCGCTACTGGACCCCGGATGAATTCGCGGGCCTGCGCCGCGCGGGCGAGGCCCTGGGTTTTGTCAATGTCGCCAGCGGCGCCATGGTGCGCTCGTCCTACCATGCGGATCGCCAGGCCACCGAGGCCCTGGCGGAGTTCAACACCGCGTCCGCGGCCTGA
- a CDS encoding site-specific DNA-methyltransferase, with protein sequence MPPKQKGPAVTVATLTHGDATRKNIPTAEYQPVMQKAEQDPVPVTYERGGAGCDKEKDQRNRDLDPQLVWRGKDQQDWSDLVVNAPPLYIQEKVHPKVLIDDLLRQSQNPLLRERGAGGEGEQIDMFSDFNGLPKDADKTEFYRHDQNWSNRMILGDSLQVMASLAEREGLRGKVQCIYLDPPYGIKFNSNFQWSTTSRDVKDGNAAHITREPEQVKAFRDTWRDGIHSYLTYLRDRLTVARDLLTDSGSIFVQIGDENVHRVRALLDEVFGPENCVSSIVFVKTSSSTSDFLGPTFDTLLWYAKRKEAVKYRKSLLKKAPGQKGGTGYKSVQLANLERRTLTKAEIDEPGSLPSGSKIYFRDNLTSQSVGRDKGEGAASWFGVNFEGQVIKPSLSVRWKTNELGFDRLIKGSRVEASSGNNLGYIRLLDDYPVYELTDVWTDTLGQNQFGGSKTYVVQTALTAVERCLLMTTDPGDLVLDPTCGSGTTVTVAEQWGRRWITIDTSRVALALARARVMGARYPFYLLADSREGQVKEAEVTRTTPSSRPVHGNIRHGFVYERVPHITLKSIANNTEIDVIWEKWQATLEPLSEGLNAAMGQQWQEWEMPRAAEDPWPTEPRRQFDALKAEQAKSANARQSKIEDSLLALNKALKRDYTLETLPDRPVDPWPEPVSKLHGDWWQARIARQREIDASIAAKADFEYLYDRPYVDRKTVRVAGPFTVESLSPHRVLGVDENDELIDPTDRIAHPDAGYGEKQTFPQMILENLKVAGVQQAHKEGRISFTSLLPWPGDLVCAIGRYREGDPETGTEKRAAIFIGPEFGTVSRPDLVSAAREAGDADFDVLIACAFNYEAHATDFNKLGRIPVLKARMNADLHMAQDLKITSKGNLFVIFGEPDIEILPAGNGQMRIKIKGVDVFHPSTGEVRSDGAAGIACWFIDTDYNEESFFVRHAYFLGAEDPYKALKTTLKAEINEEAWASLHSDTSRPFLKPASGRIAVKVINHLGDEVMKVFRVPQALNGQLKTGEQALG encoded by the coding sequence ATGCCCCCAAAGCAAAAAGGCCCCGCGGTCACGGTCGCCACACTGACCCACGGCGACGCCACCCGCAAGAACATCCCGACGGCCGAATACCAGCCGGTGATGCAGAAGGCCGAGCAGGACCCGGTGCCCGTAACCTATGAGCGCGGCGGGGCCGGATGCGATAAGGAAAAGGACCAGCGCAACCGCGATCTCGATCCCCAACTCGTCTGGCGCGGCAAGGACCAGCAGGACTGGAGCGATCTCGTCGTAAATGCTCCGCCCCTTTACATCCAGGAGAAGGTCCACCCCAAGGTCCTGATCGACGACCTGCTGCGCCAATCCCAGAACCCCTTGCTCCGCGAGAGAGGGGCCGGGGGTGAGGGTGAGCAGATCGACATGTTCTCCGATTTCAACGGCCTCCCCAAGGACGCCGACAAGACCGAGTTCTACCGCCACGACCAAAACTGGTCCAACCGCATGATCCTCGGCGACTCTCTGCAAGTCATGGCCAGCCTGGCCGAACGCGAGGGGCTGCGCGGCAAGGTGCAGTGCATCTACCTCGATCCGCCTTACGGCATCAAGTTCAACAGCAACTTTCAGTGGTCCACCACCAGCCGCGACGTGAAGGATGGCAACGCCGCCCACATCACCCGCGAGCCCGAGCAGGTCAAAGCCTTCCGCGACACCTGGCGCGACGGCATCCACAGCTACCTCACCTACCTGCGGGATCGGCTCACCGTCGCCCGCGATCTGCTCACCGACTCTGGCTCCATCTTCGTGCAAATCGGCGATGAAAATGTCCACCGCGTCCGGGCGTTGCTCGATGAAGTGTTCGGCCCTGAAAACTGCGTCAGCTCCATCGTCTTCGTCAAAACATCAAGCTCGACTAGTGACTTCCTCGGTCCGACGTTTGATACGCTGCTCTGGTATGCAAAAAGGAAAGAGGCTGTGAAATACCGTAAGTCTTTGCTGAAGAAAGCCCCCGGTCAAAAGGGAGGAACTGGCTACAAGAGCGTCCAACTTGCGAATCTGGAGCGAAGGACGCTAACCAAGGCTGAGATTGATGAACCTGGCTCGCTACCGAGCGGATCGAAGATTTACTTTCGCGACAATCTCACGAGTCAAAGTGTAGGCCGGGACAAAGGTGAGGGAGCAGCTTCTTGGTTCGGCGTAAACTTCGAGGGCCAAGTGATCAAACCGTCGCTCTCAGTCCGATGGAAAACCAATGAGCTAGGATTTGATCGGCTCATTAAAGGAAGCCGAGTGGAGGCCAGTTCCGGGAATAATCTCGGCTACATTCGGCTGCTGGATGACTACCCAGTTTATGAGCTAACAGACGTTTGGACGGATACACTCGGGCAGAACCAATTTGGAGGCTCGAAAACCTATGTTGTCCAAACCGCGCTCACTGCCGTCGAACGCTGCCTCCTGATGACCACCGACCCCGGCGACCTCGTGCTCGACCCAACCTGCGGGTCCGGCACCACTGTGACTGTCGCCGAGCAATGGGGACGTCGCTGGATCACGATTGACACCTCGCGCGTGGCGCTGGCACTGGCCCGCGCCCGCGTCATGGGCGCGCGTTACCCCTTTTACCTGCTGGCCGATTCCCGCGAAGGCCAGGTCAAGGAAGCCGAAGTCACCCGCACCACGCCGAGTTCGCGGCCCGTCCACGGCAACATCCGCCACGGCTTCGTCTATGAGCGCGTGCCGCACATCACCCTCAAGTCGATCGCTAATAACACCGAGATCGACGTCATCTGGGAGAAGTGGCAGGCGACATTAGAGCCGCTGAGCGAGGGCCTGAATGCCGCGATGGGGCAGCAGTGGCAGGAATGGGAGATGCCTCGCGCGGCCGAAGACCCCTGGCCGACCGAGCCCCGGCGGCAATTCGATGCATTGAAGGCCGAGCAAGCCAAAAGCGCGAACGCCAGACAGAGCAAGATCGAAGACAGCCTGCTCGCGCTCAACAAGGCCCTCAAGCGGGATTACACCCTGGAGACCCTGCCGGACCGCCCCGTCGATCCCTGGCCTGAACCGGTTAGCAAGCTGCATGGGGATTGGTGGCAGGCCCGCATCGCCCGCCAGCGGGAGATCGACGCCTCCATCGCCGCTAAGGCTGATTTCGAGTACCTCTACGACAGGCCCTATGTCGACAGGAAGACGGTCCGTGTCGCTGGCCCCTTCACCGTGGAGAGCCTGTCCCCCCACCGGGTGCTGGGCGTTGACGAGAACGATGAACTGATCGACCCGACGGATCGCATTGCCCATCCCGATGCCGGCTACGGGGAGAAGCAGACCTTCCCCCAGATGATCCTGGAGAACCTGAAGGTGGCCGGGGTACAGCAGGCCCACAAGGAGGGCCGGATCAGCTTCACCTCCCTGCTACCCTGGCCTGGCGATCTGGTCTGCGCGATCGGCCGCTATCGCGAAGGTGACCCGGAAACCGGGACCGAAAAGCGCGCCGCCATCTTCATCGGCCCCGAGTTCGGTACCGTCAGCCGCCCCGATCTGGTCAGTGCCGCCCGCGAGGCCGGCGATGCCGATTTCGATGTCCTGATCGCCTGCGCCTTCAACTACGAGGCCCATGCCACCGACTTCAATAAGCTTGGCCGCATCCCGGTGCTCAAGGCGCGGATGAACGCCGACCTGCACATGGCCCAGGACCTGAAAATCACCAGCAAGGGCAACCTGTTCGTGATCTTCGGCGAGCCGGACATCGAGATTCTGCCCGCCGGGAATGGCCAGATGCGGATCAAGATCAAGGGCGTGGACGTCTTCCACCCCAGTACCGGGGAGGTCCGCAGCGACGGGGCTGCGGGCATCGCCTGCTGGTTCATCGACACCGATTACAACGAGGAGAGTTTCTTCGTCCGCCATGCCTACTTCCTGGGCGCCGAGGACCCTTACAAGGCGCTGAAGACGACCCTCAAGGCCGAGATCAACGAGGAAGCCTGGGCCTCCTTGCATAGCGATACCTCCCGCCCCTTCCTCAAACCCGCCTCCGGACGCATTGCCGTCAAGGTTATCAATCATCTGGGGGACGAGGTGATGAAGGTCTTCAGAGTGCCTCAGGCTCTCAACGGCCAGTTGAAAACCGGCGAGCAGGCTCTTGGGTGA